A DNA window from Polyangium spumosum contains the following coding sequences:
- a CDS encoding DUF6261 family protein, with translation MTPLLASLLTFYTFSTGRRLFALYQVRKLALVAGHSDVVLHVDEAITHDKDTRALEAKWAGRKLTTYSPEARQLDIYVDAAITAFRDGAEAQIRASAPDDPLAEAAQKMLTVLLPKGAGGVTSLPFVEELAEVNRILDRVAQPDYNTLVTELGLTRQVARLKNLEAQYRAAIEGPGGVLTFAHVKDARAKGQSLMLQAVALILGKYPSDNEADVKARGALLEPILVQNEAIRKYLRERKPIEDVNPETGEIEQGGDA, from the coding sequence CTCACCTTTTACACCTTCTCGACCGGCCGCCGCCTCTTCGCCCTGTACCAGGTGCGGAAGCTCGCCCTCGTCGCCGGGCATTCGGACGTCGTCCTGCACGTGGACGAGGCGATCACGCACGACAAGGACACGCGCGCGCTGGAGGCGAAATGGGCGGGCCGCAAGCTCACCACCTATTCCCCCGAGGCCAGGCAGCTCGATATCTACGTGGACGCCGCGATCACGGCCTTCCGCGACGGGGCGGAGGCGCAGATCCGGGCGTCGGCGCCGGACGATCCGCTCGCGGAGGCGGCGCAAAAGATGCTCACGGTCCTGCTCCCGAAGGGCGCGGGCGGCGTCACGTCCCTCCCCTTCGTGGAGGAGCTCGCCGAGGTGAACCGTATCCTCGATCGTGTCGCGCAGCCCGATTACAACACGCTCGTGACCGAGCTCGGCCTCACGCGGCAGGTGGCGCGCCTGAAGAACCTCGAAGCGCAATACCGCGCCGCCATCGAGGGGCCGGGCGGGGTCCTGACGTTCGCCCACGTGAAGGACGCGCGCGCGAAGGGGCAATCGCTGATGCTCCAGGCCGTGGCGCTCATCCTCGGCAAATACCCCTCCGACAACGAGGCGGACGTGAAGGCGCGTGGCGCGCTCCTCGAGCCGATCCTCGTGCAGAATGAGGCGATCCGGAAGTATCTGCGCGAGCGCAAGCCGATCGAGGACGTGAATCCGGAGA